DNA from Apostichopus japonicus isolate 1M-3 chromosome 15, ASM3797524v1, whole genome shotgun sequence:
TGAAACTTTTATTTACAACTTCAAAACttgttgaaacatatttttgaacgTCAAAACCTTAAAAGTAATATATAAGACTGAACATCAGAAGGCAATCTCTTATTGATGACTGGGAATTTGCTGGGTGCCCCAGCCTTTCTTTTGGAAAAGGTTTTGTTATACAGACGATACTTTCATTGTTTGGAAATATACTGATAAGTCTGTATGTGGCCATATTTGTCTCTTCGGCCACTTCAGGAAATCGTGGATCAGCAactgaaagttttcacaattaaCTGATCATAAAACATTAAGCTTTGACACCTGCTAGTTCCTCGCCCTTTCTATTGCTCTACAACAAAGTTCCTTTCCCTCTTATTTACAGATGCACTTGAAGTATGCAAAGGTCACTGTATTATGTGACCACAGAAACTTAGGTGTCTTCACTATTCTTCACTTAACTTTATTACAACTATGTTCATATcatgtatttttaaatgttctagCATTATTAAATATATCGCTAATATAACATATTCACTTTAATGGGCATATCAATGTTCACAGAAAATTAATACCTTTAACTGTGGTAACTCCTCTATCGCTGATAAGGATTGTATactttttctaattttcatGACCTTCTTTAGCCCTTAAAGTTCAAAGTGGAAGTTAAAGACAAGGATATGTTACAATACGTAAGAACAAAGATTAACTAATCTGTTAACCAAAGATATTGTAAATCATCTGatcaaaagatatataaacaatgaTTTGACCTTTGTACCTGTAAATGATTTAAAAAGTTGTCCTTATATTCCTGTGCTTCTGCTGTTGAGTGGAAGGAGCAGTTTTATGAAAAGATTTCATGTCAACATTTAGCAGagagattttatattttgacaacaaaaaatAGTTTGGATATCAAGCTTATAGCATTAACAAATTGAATAGAATAACTTGACATCTGAAACTATTATGGATTCAaaacttttttaacatttgtgaacCTGCTTGGAAGAGTTTCAGAGTTTATGGAGTTATTGGAAAGGTGTCATGATAGCACCAAATAACAGTCTTTAACAATTTTGTCAACaagtaaaaccttgtaaatatccaCCAACAAAGTTAAACACAATAGTTTGAACTCTGTATAAATGTTTAAGTGTTCATTTGTAAATGAGACTTCTCTGTAGCTGGAGAGTCTATGGTTCCAGTTAAGGAGGCTCAAGAGGCTCGCTAACATTTTCTCAACCAGGAACACTTTAAATCAACCAAGTGACCTAGATTTATAATCCAAAGTTACCAAATTGTCAGACTAATGTGACCAATCACGGGAAGTGCCTGAAAAGCATTTAGACTGTCCAATCTGACTCAAACTCCTTCAGGTTTCCAaccaaagccaaaatttttgggTTGACAGGATAGCTCTTCTTGGATTTGGGGGTCTTTCTTCCCTTTTCTGGATTCAATCCAACAACGCAGCTGCAAAGAGGAGCAAAATTAGAACTGTGAAGTCATAAAGTTCAAATAAGTTTGCAATTATTAAACCATTTAGCAATTAATTTCCCTTGGTCTCAAatttacactacagtatgtcatACATGATAGTAAGATGTGACACAACTCAGTTTCCAATTGTATGTGTGCTCACTGGTGTTGATAGAAGCAATTGAGCTGGATACCTGTCGTAATTCAACTatttgcagtataattgcacggaatgttggcatattatctaagttgaaatattatctatcggaaaacatactcagaacactataccagaccctggttgtcccgcatctcacttattgttccattatCTGGTCTGTtacatacaacaccaaccttaacaatcttataatactccaaaaggcagccattcgccacataacacactcagccccacgtgagcacaccagtcccctatttaaaaaactcaacttactaaaattgcacgatctcattaaagttaagcttgcattatttgcctacaagacctggaatggattactaccggctgcctttgacaattttttaaccagtaacagagatgtacataatcataacacgaggcatgctaatcatgcccactataatctctacaataccaccattggaactttaagcctacaaaaccgtgcaacaaaaacatggaatcttctaatgaacgatttaaagagtaaaaagtcagtcacatcctttaagaagtggttttgtaagggaataatagctagttactgactaaaactaaattatacctgtatgtaattactatatatatatattttgaacatttaatttgtacttatatctatgtatgaattcatacacatatatatattttgttttttcttttcttttcttttctttcttcagggagttttccacattgttaagcttttcagctttatggaagacttcctccactttgtacttttgtggcaaacaaataaataaataaataaataatttacaagCCTTTGGAATTCAACAGTTTTCTAGGAAATCATGATCTGAAAAGAAGAGCTAATTTTTGAATCctcttttaatttaaattttgttcaGTTTAAGCTGATACCCTATAGTTGTAACAAATTGTGAAGGTGTTCTCAGTAAGTAACCAAACTCATACATTCCCACCcttttccaaaataataaaacatgccATTCAACTATTTACACTAACTTTCCATTGGTGAAAATAATGTAAAGGTtatcaatgtttacaaaaggtTACCAAAGCTGCTGTTATTCTTGGACCACAACAaatagtacaaaataagtaaatcAGCTGTTACTGAGAACAGAGTatgatttattttaatgatCTGCCTAGGAGTAGAGTTAACTgcaatttgttgatttttttctttattggtaCCTTTATGATCGGCTGATCTTTTGAAGGTGGCTAATAATATGCATACACTCTTACATTCCATGTCAAGGGAATGTccacacaaaataacaatggtTAACTATTACTAGGGTACTTTCAGCCTACTCACCGCTGGATAAGCTCCATTAAAGTTGCACCTTCAGATGGATACTCAATGTTTAAGAtgaaaaacattgcaaacaGCATGGTCATTGCACTTTCAAATGTTTGAATGTGGTCATTAACCATATCAtaaccatatcatatcataaccATATCATTAACCATTAACCATAACAATAACCATATCTACTGCCAACATAAACTTTCTTCCAGTGTACATGTTTGGAcctgcaaaaaataaatatcaattagaACTATTAGGAGAATGTCCAGTTAAAGTTAATGCCACTGCTATGACTACCACTACTTTACAGTTGCAGCGTAAATATACTCCAACTCGCGTGTACTAATGGgtcattatttttaattcaatattatttttacCGGTATTCAAGGTTTGTTTTGGATGCACTTGGTATTTCGATATATTCGTTGATGGCAGATTTCAATATTGTCAGTGtggatatgaaagaaaaaacagtttaTCTGATATATCGATTTACTGAGGCACCCTCAGCAACacaaaaatgacattgaaaatgtTGCAACGGTCAACCAAAATGTTTTTACCACATATGAAGTCAAAAATGGGCTATAGTTCTTGAGTTTCATGTTACATGCTGAGCATCAAATGCACACATACATGCTGAATCGATGCAGTAACAGGGTTTTCCCAGTTAAATCTCAGATGGACTCATGACTTTGTCTTCCACAGGTGATAGTGCACTGTGGGGTGTCATTGACACACTTGCCATCATATAACTTCCTAGGTTTCTCTAATCAAAGATTTCCAAATTTTGACCGCTGTTGATTCAAGTGACCACACCTACATACCacatgagatctgtccaagattcccttcttgagatatcatgtttacaaagtattcagtttcacctctgttgaccccaaatgatctttgacctttgccaaaaacaataggcgTCTTGCACTCTATCGCGTACACCCACATGccaactatgagatctgtcTAAGCTTCCTTTCATGagaaattgtgtttacaaggtaggcatcactaaaatacatacacatgcacacatactCACCATCACAAATTTCAAACGTTACAACTATCATCCAAaccaaaaagggaaaaagaacaGTGTATATGTACTGGAGGAAATGCATCTTAGAGTAAAATCCTCCAAATGCTTCTCACCTTGAATAATGATGCATGGGGATGTTGACTTCAGATCCTTAGTGATATTCTGCACAGTACTGGTTTCCTGAACATAATGTAAATGTAGGAACAATAAAATTGTTTGGAATACTTATCTTATTATATAGTGGGACAAAACATTCAAGATGCCATCTGGGAAAACAGGAGTTTCTTCCAAAGcataacataaaacaaatgaaactgaGGGACAATATGTATCCCTGGAATTAAAATGATGACTATGGGGAAAATCTTAATTAACTGATGGCATATGATGTACTGAACTTTGGACTTCAGAGTCCCAATACACAACAATTACAGCTGACCTACAAACAGTGAACATCGCAGAGGAAAATCGTTATAAAGTCAATCAACTTCACCAATACATCTACATAACTGTAAGTTTAAGAACGACAAACCAGAGTAAGACACAAAATCACAGACAAATAGTGCTATTCTGAGACTGTTCACAAGCTTAATGATTTATAAAGTTAACTACTTCTTACCTTTGCAAGGTAGAAAAGATCGTCCCATCTATCTCCAAGGTGATTGCAGAGGAGGAGAATAAGTCCTGGAACATCAGGGGAATGATCACCACTTTCCTTCTTAGCACTCTCCACATCAGCTATTATATTTTGcacctccttcttcttctttgctgACACTTGCAGAAACTTCTAAATTCGTGGACTTTTATCTATAAAAGCTGTAGTGAGAACTGATTTCAGTTTGATGCCCACtaaatcttcaaaatgtcccATCATCCCAACCTCCTCAAACAAGAAAGGATATTCATCAAGGAGAGCACATACAGGAACTTGCTGACTGTTTATCTTGGCACGGATGGTTGGAAATACAGTTTTCATGAGGAAAACAACTTCATTGTCATCCCATATGTTAAGTTCATGCATCACCTTTAAGTCATCTATCTTTTTTCTCTGCGTGTCTCGATCCTCCCCTTCAGGTAGGTCCTCTGTTTGCCAGTTTTTGCAGCCATATGAGGTGCTGAGTTTACGCTTCTTTGTTAGTGCTTCATTCTGTTCACCCTCTACAAACAAGGGGTAACCAACATTTAGGTGAAATTTGCCTCTGTTGATATTGCTCATACGGTTTTCCAACTGTGTAAGAAGGGATGCATATCCACTACCAACAACAAGTCCTTCAATGTCATCTTTAAAGGGTTCTGGAAACTCACGAACGATCCTCTGTGCAATAATAGAAAGGTGCTTTCGTCCTGGACTTGACTCAACTTTTATTATGTCATTGCATAATATTCTGATCATTTCACGCCGATCTTTGGGAGTGGGTCTCTGTTTCTTCTGGAGTGATTTTGTAAGGCTTTTAGGCATTTTATCCCAATCAACTTTAAATGACTCTGCCCAATCTGCAATTACCGCTGCCGGACTTGATCCTGCTGAACTGGGCACCCAGCTGCAGCCTGGTGAACTGGCCACAGAGTCGGGTTCAGATGATTGTGAAGATTCTGATCCAAGCAACTTTTCTTTAagaatgaaaatatgtcacatcaatgaaagtagatgatatgaaatgaataaacaaccttgataaattatttcctgataACAGACATTTATTGCGTTAAGGTACTAGTTTTTTGGACACTCACAGAACATCAgcatttacacaacaaacagGGGCAGCACTCAAGCTCGCAATCTATCGAATCAAGCATATCTTCAGTTGGCAACAGGGGCATTCTCTGACACGTCTGTTTAGGTTGCTGTGGCAGAGtagataaaggcggtggcatttgaagcaatgaggcttagcaatcgggaggttcggggttcgattcccggccaggtcatagtaaggtgggtttttcaaccaagagcaatctacagttttcccatctgaattgactttctaaattgaaaagattccaaatttgagttaaaatgttgaattggaagccacccgacgtgtaagttgtaattcataagcccttgcggtcttctcccacattcgtggtcacttaagcgttgtaaaaataactgctggatattattattattatattattactatattatattattattattattattgtattatatatattattatattatattattattattatttttattataatttaatttagtaATTTTCAAAACCTGATCTTGTTGACATAACTGTAGTTTGAAGCTCCTCAACAATCATTTGAATTGTTTGTGATGGAAGAAGTTGTTTTGCCTGAAGTTTCAGAAGAAACAAGgcaaaattttgttgaaattgaaGCCTAGACTGACCTGTTTCTTGCGCCCTACCTTGGCAATTGTTACTGTTTTCGAAATCACAGCTTATGTCATTTTCACTGACAAATCTATCAGTCTCTGTAGACACATCAAAGCAGTTATAGTGTCTAGAGGTATATCTTGATCCAAAGAGCAATGATCACGAGTAGAAAGTGTGTATTTATCCAAAATGTGTACAGCTCCCCAGTTTCTGTGACGTGACAAATGTGCTGTAAATGAACTGGTTTTTGAAAAATCTCTTTTGCCCTTCTTATATGGACAAGATACAATTTGTCCTTTTCTTATATGTGCTTTTAAGTGTGCCAAATATGAGGACAGATCTGTGAGTTCTTTTTGACAGATTTCATACGTACAAATCAATGACAGGTTAACTGACTGAAGATTTGTGCAACTGCTGTTTGCTTTTGAAGATGGCGGTGATACCTAGTCACATGAATCTTCATTGCAGCAAAAGTTGATAGGGTATAGCcacaattaacaaaacaacatggaaaTCTCACTCGAGGTATATTCCTATGGGAACTCACATGATCAACATAGCTACGGATAGTAgctgttagtgtattgcatattttacaggTGTACATTTCTGCCCTGCTTCACTATTGATTGGAGCTTATCAAAAACTgataatttgaaagaaacatgAATTATGCCATTTCAAATTCAGTCATGTTCTAAAAGGCTAATTAACCTTGGCTAATCTAAAGACTGCATATTACATGCCACATGAGAGCCAATATCATCCATGTATGTAGGCTATCAGCACCAATTAACTTACAAGTTACAATGTACCCACCCTTATATCATATTAACCTAAACAACATGAAGCAAGGCTAAGCTTCACACGCACATATCAAAATGCACGGTAGGGCGACGATAGGTGGTCTAATACAGCGCCAGTGTTACTATAGTGATAGCCTAACTCTTAATTATCGTTCGTCTAGTCTACGTTATAGGCACTGGGCCCTACGGTTAtaactaaaatataaactaaCTTTTTGTTATGACCAGACATCaaagttgttttgttgattATAATAATGCAAATGTGGCATA
Protein-coding regions in this window:
- the LOC139980930 gene encoding uncharacterized protein isoform X1 — its product is MIDRISHVRMKCVDCTVQYYSASKNVDTRGKQLPLLSSRLRTFPHQNKTSLSTSSDVSEKLLGSESSQSSEPDSVASSPGCSWVPSSAGSSPAAVIADWAESFKVDWDKMPKSLTKSLQKKQRPTPKDRREMIRILCNDIIKVESSPGRKHLSIIAQRIVREFPEPFKDDIEGLVVGSGYASLLTQLENRMSNINRGKFHLNVGYPLFVEGEQNEALTKKRKLSTSYGCKNWQTEDLPEGEDRDTQRKKIDDLKVMHELNIWDDNEVVFLMKTVFPTIRAKINSQQVPVCALLDEYPFLFEEVGMMGHFEDLVGIKLKSVLTTAFIDKSPRI
- the LOC139980930 gene encoding uncharacterized protein isoform X2, with product MIDRISHVRMKCVDCTVQYYSASKNVDTRGKQLPLLSSRLRTFPHQNKTSLSTSSDLLGSESSQSSEPDSVASSPGCSWVPSSAGSSPAAVIADWAESFKVDWDKMPKSLTKSLQKKQRPTPKDRREMIRILCNDIIKVESSPGRKHLSIIAQRIVREFPEPFKDDIEGLVVGSGYASLLTQLENRMSNINRGKFHLNVGYPLFVEGEQNEALTKKRKLSTSYGCKNWQTEDLPEGEDRDTQRKKIDDLKVMHELNIWDDNEVVFLMKTVFPTIRAKINSQQVPVCALLDEYPFLFEEVGMMGHFEDLVGIKLKSVLTTAFIDKSPRI